In a genomic window of uncultured Sphaerochaeta sp.:
- a CDS encoding helix-turn-helix domain-containing protein: MLQEIFLDFTDKKKMLRIARALANEARINILELLNVRSLSVNEIAEQLNLPTSTAALNVRILEHAGLLSTESQPGIRGSMKVSIRACDRVVVKLLLEQAQQNKEHSVVLDMPVGNYADCEIHPTCGIVSEKSAIGIFDQPCSFYFSEHTTAQLLWFYKGYVEYRFPNTVVNGGKLKRLDLSFESCSEAPFYRNDWPSDITVWINDVEVGTWTSPGDLGGRRGKFNPSWWPESLNQYGLLKSWVVSHDGSFLDDAELSPTVIDDLHIKDQCFISVRIGIKEDAEFIGGVSLFGEHFGDYSQNIVLKLDYELA, translated from the coding sequence ATGTTACAGGAAATTTTTCTTGATTTCACTGACAAGAAAAAAATGCTTCGTATTGCACGGGCACTTGCAAATGAGGCAAGGATCAACATCCTTGAGTTGTTGAATGTACGCAGTCTGAGTGTGAATGAGATCGCCGAACAGCTGAATCTCCCCACCTCTACGGCTGCCCTCAATGTGAGGATCCTGGAACATGCAGGGCTTTTGTCCACCGAGTCGCAACCAGGCATCCGCGGTTCGATGAAAGTCAGTATCCGTGCCTGTGACCGGGTTGTGGTCAAGTTGTTGCTCGAACAGGCGCAGCAGAACAAGGAACACTCCGTTGTTTTGGACATGCCGGTGGGCAATTATGCCGACTGCGAGATACACCCCACCTGTGGCATTGTCAGCGAGAAGAGTGCAATCGGCATTTTTGACCAACCGTGCTCGTTCTACTTTTCCGAACACACCACGGCTCAGTTGTTGTGGTTTTACAAAGGGTACGTTGAGTATCGTTTCCCCAACACTGTTGTCAATGGTGGGAAGCTGAAGCGACTCGATCTCTCCTTTGAGTCCTGCAGTGAGGCTCCTTTCTACCGCAATGATTGGCCGAGCGACATCACCGTCTGGATCAACGACGTGGAAGTGGGAACCTGGACCAGCCCTGGTGATCTGGGGGGCAGAAGAGGAAAATTCAACCCTTCCTGGTGGCCCGAATCATTGAACCAATATGGTTTGCTCAAGAGTTGGGTAGTCTCCCACGATGGAAGTTTCCTTGATGATGCTGAACTCTCCCCAACGGTCATTGATGACCTCCATATCAAGGACCAGTGTTTCATCAGCGTGAGAATCGGTATCAAGGAAGACGCAGAATTCATTGGGGGTGTGAGCCTGTTCGGTGAACACTTCGGCGACTACTCGCAGAATATCGTTCTCAAGCTCGATTACGAATTGGCGTGA
- a CDS encoding P-II family nitrogen regulator, with protein sequence MHTPHTLITCIVNKGTAEEVMDAARAAGATGGTILPARGTGKEEDVRFFGYPLVPEKDMLLVLVGAGLTGKVLEAIKEVPSLKEPGSGIAFCVDVERFMTFGDPETL encoded by the coding sequence ATGCACACACCCCACACCCTTATTACCTGCATTGTCAACAAAGGCACTGCAGAGGAAGTCATGGATGCGGCACGAGCTGCAGGCGCCACCGGCGGAACCATCCTCCCGGCTCGCGGAACCGGCAAGGAAGAGGATGTACGATTCTTTGGATATCCGCTTGTACCCGAAAAGGACATGTTGCTGGTCTTGGTGGGAGCCGGACTGACCGGCAAGGTGCTTGAAGCCATCAAGGAAGTCCCCTCGCTCAAGGAACCCGGCTCAGGCATCGCATTTTGTGTCGATGTCGAACGCTTTATGACCTTTGGTGATCCTGAGACTCTCTAG
- a CDS encoding MFS transporter — protein MGKEVFSKNVQYAKFCAYGFLKDLRFYEPFMMLVFLEKGLSYVEIGSLYAVREILINITEIPSGIFADSVGRRITMAFSFLFYIAAFILFYLANQYLVLLGAMVAYAFGDAFRTGTHKAMIFDYLRIKGWEDQKTHYYGHTRAWSQRGAALSALIAALLVFYSGSYAPIFLFTIIPYVLNLFLILSYPKELDGRKRAKLSSIGKEFKTVFSSLLTTFKHVSMIRTISSQALFSGYYKAFKDYLQPILQTFALALPILLAYEDQKRTALIVGVVYSLLYGATAFASSRSGKLADRFGDLATPLNITLVVGIALGLVSGIMLHLTYAALAVLLYLGIYILENLRKPMGIAYVSERMEQTSLASGLSVESQAESLFAAGIALLLGWLSTRFGVGMGILIVSAICLVLGLLLRLPRESQDHQRS, from the coding sequence ATGGGCAAGGAAGTGTTTTCCAAAAATGTGCAGTATGCCAAGTTCTGTGCATATGGGTTTCTCAAGGATCTTCGGTTCTATGAACCGTTCATGATGTTGGTCTTTCTTGAAAAGGGGCTCAGCTATGTGGAAATCGGCAGTCTCTATGCAGTGCGGGAGATCCTGATCAACATCACCGAAATTCCGTCTGGGATTTTCGCTGACAGTGTGGGAAGACGCATTACCATGGCCTTCTCCTTCTTGTTCTACATTGCCGCCTTCATTCTTTTTTACCTGGCAAACCAGTATCTGGTGTTGCTGGGGGCCATGGTTGCCTATGCCTTCGGTGATGCCTTCCGTACCGGCACCCATAAGGCCATGATCTTCGACTACCTGCGCATCAAAGGCTGGGAGGACCAAAAGACCCACTACTACGGCCATACCAGGGCCTGGTCCCAACGAGGAGCCGCCCTCTCAGCACTGATTGCAGCCCTGTTGGTCTTTTACAGTGGTTCGTATGCCCCGATTTTCCTGTTCACCATCATTCCCTATGTGCTGAATCTCTTTCTCATACTCTCCTATCCCAAGGAACTGGATGGCCGGAAGAGGGCAAAGCTATCTTCCATCGGCAAGGAGTTCAAAACAGTATTCTCTTCCCTGCTCACTACGTTCAAACACGTTTCCATGATCAGGACCATCTCCAGCCAGGCCCTGTTCAGTGGGTATTACAAGGCTTTCAAGGACTATCTCCAGCCAATCCTGCAGACCTTTGCGCTTGCCCTTCCCATCCTCCTTGCCTATGAGGACCAAAAGCGAACTGCACTTATCGTGGGTGTCGTCTACTCGCTGCTGTATGGCGCCACAGCCTTTGCCTCGAGCCGCTCAGGCAAGCTCGCCGACCGGTTTGGGGATCTGGCAACCCCGTTGAACATCACGTTGGTTGTGGGTATTGCCCTCGGACTGGTGAGTGGTATTATGCTCCATCTCACCTATGCAGCGTTGGCAGTACTGCTCTATCTGGGTATTTATATCCTGGAGAATCTGAGAAAACCGATGGGTATCGCCTACGTCAGTGAGCGGATGGAACAAACATCCCTTGCTTCGGGGTTGTCGGTCGAGTCACAGGCAGAATCCCTCTTTGCAGCAGGAATTGCCCTCCTGTTGGGTTGGTTGAGTACACGCTTTGGGGTCGGAATGGGAATTCTGATCGTCAGCGCAATCTGTCTGGTCTTGGGCTTGCTGTTGCGTCTTCCTAGAGAGTCTCAGGATCACCAAAGGTCATAA
- a CDS encoding LacI family DNA-binding transcriptional regulator has protein sequence MKAKKVTLRDIADRVGISAASVSMILASKSLSRFSDATIDAVYQASRELGYVSKHVREDRKVVVIVCPSVINPYFATIIQGMEQEAKVKGLGTMLFTTYWDTEEEKRVCAFAKDPMVGGVIFAMIPQQPELVRELNKTVPVVAVGDKQNELGLDTVDVNNFNAGTLVAKHLLDLGHRHIAYLSTSLNSEHSARVRRFEGLKAQVKQYGDGAKLSLFTSEIPSLTELNTVDIEHQTGYLLAKRCMKEAPGVTAMVAINDMVAYGVIDGIKDAGFSIPADYSVCGFDNIYPSSFLGVGLTSVEHYIIQGGKSAVRLLCEKMSAQMPRTLESGAVTRIEYQNRLIVRTSTGKPRL, from the coding sequence ATGAAAGCTAAAAAGGTTACCCTTCGTGATATTGCAGACCGGGTTGGTATCTCAGCAGCCAGTGTATCGATGATTCTTGCCTCGAAGAGCCTCTCCCGTTTTTCCGATGCCACCATCGATGCGGTGTACCAAGCCAGCAGGGAGTTGGGCTACGTAAGCAAGCACGTGAGGGAGGACCGCAAGGTGGTGGTGATCGTCTGTCCATCGGTAATCAACCCGTACTTCGCCACCATCATCCAGGGAATGGAGCAGGAAGCGAAAGTGAAGGGACTGGGTACGATGCTTTTCACCACGTACTGGGATACCGAAGAAGAGAAGCGTGTTTGTGCCTTTGCCAAGGACCCCATGGTGGGGGGTGTCATTTTCGCCATGATACCCCAGCAACCTGAACTGGTCAGGGAGCTGAACAAGACGGTTCCTGTGGTGGCGGTGGGTGACAAGCAGAATGAGCTTGGGTTGGATACGGTGGACGTGAACAACTTCAATGCCGGCACCTTGGTTGCCAAGCACTTGCTCGATCTTGGACACCGCCATATCGCCTACCTCTCCACCAGTCTCAACAGCGAGCACAGTGCGCGGGTAAGGCGCTTTGAGGGCTTGAAGGCTCAGGTCAAACAGTATGGGGATGGGGCCAAGCTTTCCCTCTTCACCTCTGAGATTCCCTCCCTGACAGAATTGAACACCGTCGATATTGAGCATCAGACCGGCTATCTGCTCGCAAAGCGCTGCATGAAGGAAGCCCCTGGGGTGACAGCCATGGTAGCTATCAACGATATGGTTGCGTACGGGGTGATTGATGGCATCAAGGATGCAGGCTTTTCGATTCCAGCCGACTACAGCGTCTGCGGATTCGACAACATTTACCCGTCGTCTTTTTTGGGTGTCGGCCTTACCAGTGTCGAGCACTACATCATCCAGGGGGGCAAGAGTGCAGTACGCTTGCTCTGCGAGAAGATGTCTGCACAAATGCCCAGGACACTGGAATCAGGAGCGGTGACCCGTATTGAGTATCAGAATCGCCTCATTGTCCGTACTTCCACTGGAAAGCCTCGTTTGTAA
- a CDS encoding C4-dicarboxylate TRAP transporter substrate-binding protein, with product MKKALFILLILVVALMPIMAQGTKEAASEDDYKLVLRMSHVFAPNEQLTKSLEIVINNIKDRTNGAIEIQHYPQSQLAVYKDGVEQVARGADFISVEDPSYLGDYVADFNALVGPMLYKSFDEYEYMIQTDLVKGMLKELEDKHRIKVLALDYIFGFRNMKTNKLITTPADLKGMKIRTPGSQLFIDTINAMGATATPLGFAETLSAVQQGVVDGLEGTMDAYGSNGSAEVAKNMALTQHFLGTCGVYINADVFNKIPAKYQTIIQEEFTAGAKHMIGEISNNYEATKARLEAKGNKFNEVDSAAFAKTVDVVYANMKGVTPGIYQILQNELAKMPK from the coding sequence ATGAAGAAAGCACTGTTTATCCTGTTGATCCTGGTCGTAGCCCTTATGCCGATCATGGCTCAGGGAACCAAGGAAGCTGCAAGCGAGGACGACTACAAGCTCGTTCTGAGAATGAGTCACGTGTTCGCACCGAACGAACAGCTCACCAAGTCTCTTGAGATTGTCATCAACAACATCAAGGATCGCACCAATGGAGCCATCGAAATCCAGCACTATCCGCAGAGCCAGCTCGCAGTCTACAAGGACGGCGTTGAGCAGGTCGCCCGTGGTGCAGACTTCATTTCCGTTGAGGACCCCTCATACCTCGGTGACTATGTAGCCGACTTCAATGCACTGGTAGGCCCGATGCTCTACAAGAGCTTTGATGAGTATGAGTACATGATCCAGACCGATCTGGTGAAGGGCATGCTGAAGGAACTGGAAGACAAGCACAGAATCAAAGTCTTGGCTCTCGACTACATCTTTGGTTTCAGGAACATGAAGACCAACAAGCTCATCACCACTCCTGCAGACCTGAAGGGCATGAAGATCCGCACCCCCGGAAGCCAGCTGTTCATCGACACCATCAACGCAATGGGCGCTACTGCAACCCCGCTTGGGTTTGCTGAAACCCTCTCTGCCGTGCAGCAGGGTGTTGTTGACGGGCTTGAAGGAACGATGGATGCATATGGCTCCAACGGCAGCGCTGAAGTAGCAAAGAACATGGCCCTCACCCAGCACTTCCTCGGAACCTGCGGTGTGTACATCAATGCTGATGTCTTCAACAAGATTCCTGCAAAGTACCAGACCATCATCCAGGAAGAGTTCACCGCTGGTGCCAAGCACATGATCGGCGAGATCTCCAACAACTATGAAGCCACCAAGGCTCGCCTTGAAGCAAAGGGCAACAAGTTCAATGAAGTTGACAGCGCTGCTTTTGCCAAGACCGTCGATGTGGTGTATGCGAACATGAAGGGTGTTACCCCTGGTATCTATCAGATTCTGCAGAACGAACTGGCAAAGATGCCCAAGTAA
- a CDS encoding TRAP transporter small permease, which produces MPQALKKVLSNFELILASTCIIVTTSLVMLNVILRYFFRTGLYWSEEVATACFVWSVFIGAAAGYKHKAHVGVDMLVNLCPPTLKKIVTIVVDLILLLINGYITYIAVIYLSLSYKKPTPVLGISTAYISSSILVSFALMTIYAVYFLIQDIRTPKEGGAAC; this is translated from the coding sequence ATGCCCCAAGCCCTCAAGAAGGTTTTATCCAACTTCGAACTCATTCTGGCAAGCACCTGTATCATAGTTACTACCAGTCTTGTCATGCTCAACGTAATCCTGCGTTATTTCTTCAGGACCGGTCTTTATTGGTCTGAAGAGGTTGCAACCGCCTGCTTTGTATGGTCCGTCTTCATCGGAGCCGCTGCAGGATACAAGCACAAAGCCCATGTCGGGGTTGATATGCTGGTCAATCTTTGTCCCCCCACCCTCAAGAAGATTGTCACCATCGTTGTCGATCTGATCCTGCTTCTGATCAACGGCTACATCACCTATATTGCCGTCATCTATCTCTCCCTCTCGTATAAGAAACCCACCCCTGTATTGGGAATTTCCACCGCCTATATCAGCTCATCCATCCTGGTGAGTTTTGCCCTCATGACCATTTATGCCGTCTATTTCCTGATACAGGATATACGGACACCCAAGGAAGGAGGTGCCGCATGCTAG
- a CDS encoding TRAP transporter large permease, which translates to MLAYLPILLVFILYFSSIPIAYALFGSSLFYFALIDTSSPVDLILQKFVTSTQSFPLLAIPFFVMAGSIMNYAGISKKLMQFADVLTGHMAGGLAQVNVLLSMLMGGVSGSANADAAMQSKMLVPEMEARGYDRAFSTAITAASSAVTPVIPPGINLIIYALIANVSVGRTFMAGYLPGLLMTVSLMVAVAIISKKRGYQPVREKKASTKEILHQALDSVWALLFPFGIILGLRVGMFTPSEAGAVAVFYCIIVGKFIYKELGKQHIIPVLKETVFGTAGVVLIIVSASVFGYYLNWERIPQAMTSLLLDITQNKYLMLMIINVLFLFMGMFLEGGAAMIILAPLLVPVVTKLGVDPVHFGLITIVNIMIGGLTPPFGSMMFTCCSITKCKLQDFVKEVIPFIIALLISLLLVTYIPAISLILPNILYGTI; encoded by the coding sequence ATGCTAGCTTATCTGCCCATTCTGCTGGTCTTCATTCTCTACTTCTCCAGCATCCCCATCGCCTATGCTCTCTTTGGTTCCTCTCTCTTTTATTTTGCACTCATCGATACCAGCAGCCCGGTTGACCTGATCCTGCAGAAATTCGTGACCAGCACCCAATCCTTCCCGTTGTTGGCCATCCCCTTCTTTGTCATGGCCGGCTCGATCATGAACTACGCAGGTATCAGCAAGAAGCTGATGCAATTTGCAGACGTGCTTACTGGTCATATGGCCGGCGGTCTTGCCCAGGTGAACGTTCTTCTGAGCATGCTCATGGGTGGTGTCTCCGGCTCTGCAAATGCTGATGCAGCCATGCAGAGCAAGATGCTCGTCCCTGAAATGGAAGCTCGCGGCTACGATCGTGCATTTTCCACGGCCATCACGGCAGCCTCCTCTGCGGTCACCCCTGTCATCCCCCCTGGCATCAACCTCATCATCTATGCCCTGATTGCAAACGTCTCGGTCGGACGCACCTTCATGGCAGGATACCTTCCCGGCCTGTTGATGACGGTCAGCCTGATGGTGGCGGTAGCCATCATCTCCAAGAAGCGCGGATACCAGCCGGTTCGTGAAAAGAAAGCCAGTACAAAAGAGATTCTGCACCAAGCGTTGGATTCCGTCTGGGCCCTGCTCTTCCCCTTCGGCATCATCCTTGGCCTGCGTGTCGGCATGTTCACCCCCTCTGAAGCTGGGGCGGTTGCTGTCTTCTACTGCATCATCGTAGGAAAGTTCATCTACAAGGAACTTGGCAAACAGCACATCATCCCTGTACTCAAGGAGACCGTTTTTGGGACCGCAGGGGTCGTGCTGATCATCGTCTCGGCCTCGGTCTTCGGCTACTACCTGAACTGGGAACGCATCCCCCAGGCAATGACAAGCCTGCTTCTCGATATCACCCAGAACAAGTACCTGATGCTGATGATCATCAACGTCCTCTTCCTGTTCATGGGCATGTTCCTCGAAGGAGGGGCTGCCATGATCATCCTTGCACCGCTGTTGGTGCCGGTGGTGACCAAGCTTGGTGTCGACCCGGTGCATTTCGGCTTGATCACTATCGTAAACATCATGATCGGTGGACTCACCCCACCCTTCGGCTCGATGATGTTCACCTGTTGCAGCATCACCAAGTGTAAGCTGCAGGACTTTGTGAAGGAAGTCATTCCCTTCATCATCGCCCTGCTCATCTCATTGTTGCTCGTGACCTACATACCGGCCATCAGCCTCATTCTTCCCAACATCCTGTATGGGACGATCTAA
- a CDS encoding glycerophosphodiester phosphodiesterase has protein sequence MHVFAHRGYSGAYPENTMLAFEKALECGCYGIELDVQLTKDGEVVVIHDEMVDRTTDKTGRVWDYTLAELQTCNAGAGTAFENQNLTIPTFEEYCSWVATTDLVTNIELKTSIIYYPEIEEKTWEIIKRHKLEEKVLFSSFNHLSLAAIKALAPGVPCGALVPESGLVNAGYCASKFGFECYHPAYCTIDAASVAECHEYNIQVNVWTVNSMDALENCYAWGCDGVFTNYPAVCKAYIEAKQAN, from the coding sequence ATGCACGTTTTTGCACACAGAGGATATAGCGGCGCGTATCCTGAGAATACCATGCTAGCCTTTGAGAAAGCCCTCGAATGCGGCTGTTACGGCATTGAACTGGATGTCCAGCTTACCAAGGATGGAGAGGTGGTGGTCATCCATGACGAGATGGTCGACCGTACCACTGACAAGACCGGCCGCGTCTGGGACTACACACTGGCTGAACTGCAGACCTGCAATGCAGGGGCCGGGACAGCGTTTGAAAACCAGAATCTCACCATTCCTACCTTTGAGGAGTATTGCAGCTGGGTTGCAACCACCGATCTTGTCACCAACATCGAGCTGAAAACCAGCATCATCTACTATCCTGAGATAGAAGAGAAAACCTGGGAGATCATCAAGCGTCACAAGCTGGAAGAGAAGGTTCTCTTTTCTTCGTTCAACCACCTTTCGCTTGCCGCCATCAAGGCACTTGCTCCTGGAGTACCCTGTGGGGCCTTGGTGCCCGAGTCCGGGCTGGTGAACGCGGGCTACTGCGCAAGCAAATTTGGATTTGAGTGCTATCATCCGGCCTACTGCACCATCGATGCGGCATCTGTGGCCGAATGCCATGAATACAACATCCAGGTGAATGTCTGGACGGTGAACAGCATGGATGCATTGGAGAACTGTTATGCAT